AGTTTCTGGATATGGTCAAAGGCGCGCCTGCGCATCTCGGTCTCGATATTGATCCCGAGCATATGGCCCCAATAGGTCACAATCGCCATCAGCCCGGTATTGACCAGGTAGACCGCCATCAGCACCGCCGCCGCCATCAGCGTCAGGGACCAGTTCCCCGCCGGCAAAAGCACGTCGATAAAGCCCCGGACCGCGAGCGGGAACGCCAGCTCCAGCAGGCCCGACAGGACAGCACAGCCGAAATCGACCCAGAACAGGGTCTTCCAGGGCCGGTAATAGGTAAGGAAATCGCGCAGCATGGCTCACTCTGTCAGCCTTCGGGGCAAAGATAAGGCCTGGACCCGAAGAGCCGGATGGTCAAGACCTCTCAGCCGAAAGCCGCCACCCTGCCTGTGACCGAAAGCACCACTTCTGCGCCTTCGCTCAGCCTCGGGCCGCCCATCTGATCGACCTGGATCTCGGTGCCGTTGCAATCGACCCAATAGGTCAGATCATGCCCCTTGAACTCGACCGAGGTGACGCGGCCCCGGGCCGGCTCATCTGCCCCGGCCTCGCGAATGGCGATCCGTTCCGGGCGCAACGAGAACCCGATCGGGCCACTGGCCGGGCGCTCCAGCGCGATGGGGCCCAGCACGGTATCGCAGCTTTCGCCCCGGGCCTCGCCGGTGATCAGATTGGTGCGGCCCAGAAAGCCCGCGACAAATGGGTCGGAGGGGCGGTCATAGACCTCGGCCGCCGGGCCATACTGCAACAGACGCCCGTCTTTCATCACCGCCACGCGGTCGGCGAAACTGAGCGCTTCTTCCTGGTCATGGGTGACGAACAGGATACCGATGCCACTCGCCTTCAGGAGCGCCCGGATCTCGCGTCTTGTGCGGGCGCGCAGCCCGGCATCAAGGTTCGAGAACGGCTCATCCAGCAAGATCACCGCCGGGGCGGCGGCAAAGCTGCGCGCCAGCGCCACGCGCTGCTGCTGGCCACCGGAAAGCTCATCGGGAAAGCGGGCGCCGTAACCCGCAAGGCCAACCATCTCCAGATAGCGCGCAGCAGTTGCGGGCGCACGGTCAGCCGCGCCGAACAACACATTCTGCGCCACGGTCATATGCGGGAAAAGCGCATAGTCCTGGAACACCATACCGATGCCGCGCTTTTCCGGCGCAATACCGGTGACATCGCGGCCCGCCAGCCGGATCTGGCCCCGGTCCGGGGTCTCGAACCCCGCGACCATCCGGAGCGTCGTGGTCTTGCCACAGCCCGAAGGCCCGATCAGCGCAAGGATCTCTCCCGCCGCCAGATCCAGTGACAGATCATCGACCACGGCCTGGCCTGCGCCAAAAGACCGGCTCAGATGTGAAAGCGACAGCAGCGGCTCAACCGTCATCTTCTTCCCAATTCCTTGCGACCGGCGCCTTCATATTTCAGGATCAGCCCGACGAAAAACGCCGAAAACAGGATGATCGCAAGCGCGAATGGCGCGGCTTCGGTCATCATGCCCTCGACCGTGCGGCCAAAGACCGTGGTTGAAAGACTGCGCCAGCCGGTGGGCGCCAGCATCCAGTTCAGCGGCAATTCCTTGACCACTGCGATAAAGACCAGGAGGCCCGCCGCCACCATCGGCCCTTTCAGGCGCGGCAGCGTCACACGCGCAAAGGCGCGGCCCGGCCCGGCCCCAAGCGCGCGCGCCGCCTCTTCCGGCCTGGTCCCGATCTGCATCAGCGCCAGCCGCAAGGGCCCGAGCGCCAGCGCGAGGAAGGTCATCACCCAGGCGAAGATCAGGACGCCATGGCTCTGATAGGCAAAGGGAATGAGCGCCAGGGTGAAAAACACCATCGCGAGGCCAAAGGCCAGGGGCGGCGTCGCATAGCCCATCCAGGCCAGCCGGTCGGTCAGGCTCGCAAACCAGCCGGGCCAGCGCAGCGTCAGCAAAACCACCGGCAGCGCCAGCGCGACCGTCAGCACTGCGACCACCGCCGCCGCCAGGCCCGAATTCAGCGCCGCCTGGCCCAGCTGGCCCCAGTCGATCTCGCCAATGCCACGCCGCATCCAGTGGCCCAGCACCGCCAGGGGCAATCCGAGCGCAGCGAGGCTTACCAGAATGACCCAGCCCCAGGCGAGCACCGCCCAGCCGCCAAGCCGGACCGGCCGCCCGCGCCGCTGCACCCCGGTCCCGACCCGGGCAAAGCGGCGGCTCCGCGTCAGCCGCGCCTGCGCGAACAGCGCAAGCGCCGCCACGCCCAAAAGCATCAGCGAAAGCCAGGCGGCATAGGTGCGGTCAAAGGCACCGGCATATTGCGTATAGATCGCGTAGGAAAACACCTCATAGCGCATCAGCGCGATGGCCCCGAAATCGCCGATCACATAAAGCCCCACGACCAGCCAGGCCGAAACCAGCGCCGGCCAGAGCTGTGGCAACACAACATGGCGCATGATTTCCACCCGCCCGCGTCCCAGCGAGGCGGCGCTTTCCTCAAGCCCCGGATCCATCCCCAGAAACGCGGCGCGCAAATTCAGGAACATATAGGGGAAAGTGTAAAGCGACAGCGAAAGCCCCGCCCCCAAGAGCCCGTGCAACGGCGGCAGTGAGACCCCGAACCATTCCCGCGCGAAGCCGTAATAGCCCGAGAGGCCCAAAAGCGCATAGGCCATCACATAGCCCGGCACCGCCAGCGGCAGCGCCATCAGGAATGTCACCAGCCCGCGCGCCCGCAGATCGCTGCGCGTCACCAGCCAGGCCATGGGCGCCGCGATCAGCGTGCCGATCCCCAGGACCAGCGCCACCAGCGCAAGCGTATTCCCCAGAAGCATCAGATTGCGCGACCGGAAGACGATCTCCGCCAGTTGTGCCGGCTCGGCCCCGAAGGCGCGTATCACCAGATAGGCCGCCGGCAGACAGGTGCCGACGCCCACAAGCCCCGCCGCAAGCAGCAAGACAAGCGGCGGGCGGGGCCTGCGCCCCGCCCGCCCTGATGATGTCACGATGCCCGACAAGCTCAGAGCAGCCCGACCTCACGCAGCAGCGCAAGCGTGCCTTCCAGATCGCCGATCTGGTTCACATCGACCTTCGGGCTGATCGCCTGGACCGCCTCAAGGCTTTCCAGCGTCGCATGCGGGATCACGCCCGTGACAACCGGATATTCATAGCCCTGCAGCGTGATGAACTGCTGCGCAGCAGGCGAGAGCAGATAGTCGATGAATTTCTGCGCATTCTCTTTATTGGCCGAGGCCTCGACAATGCCTGCGCCCGCAACCAGCACCAGGTTGCCGATGTCACCGGCTTCGAAATGCGCCTGATCGACCGGGAAAGCGTCATCCCTGGCGGTATAGCGGCCAAGATAGTAGTTGTTCACCAGGCCATAATCGACTTCGCCGGCGGCAATGGCTTCGATCTGGGTGCCGTTGTTTTTGTAAACTTTGGCGTCATTGGCGATCATGCCTTCCAGCCAGGCCCGGGTCGCCTCATCGCCATGGGTCAGGCGGAATGCCGTGACAAAGGCCTGGAAAGAACCATTGGTCGGCGCCCAGGCCACGCGGCCCTTGTATTTCTCATCGGTCAGATCGGTGATCTTTGCCGGAAGCGCGCCCGGCTCGACCCGCTCGGTCGAATAAACCAGCACCCGGGTCCGGCCCGAAGTCGCCACCCATTTGTTCGACGGATCGCGGAAGACCTCGAGCACTTTTTCATTCTCGGCCGGCGCCAGCTCTGCGAAAACCGGAGCCAGAGCGCCAAGCGCGCCGGCATCCTGGGCCCAGAACAGATCGGCCGGGCTGTTGGCGCCCTCTTCCTGCAGCAATGCCGCCATTTCCGAGGTCGAGCCATAGCGGACATCGGTCCTGATGCCGGTCTCGGCCTCGAACTGCGCGATCAGCGGCGCAACCAGCGCCTCGCCGCGGCCGGAATAGATGGTCAGCGTATCCGCCGCGGCCATCGAGCCGATCCCGAGCGAAAGCGCAATGCCAGCCACAAATTTTCCGGGTGCGAATGTCATCAGAAGGACTCCTCCATTATGCCCCGCCGCCCGCGCGTTCTGCGCCTGCGGATAGGCCGGATCGTGAATCTGTCGCAAATTGTCGTAATAGCTATCCTGACAATTATCATCGGTAATCACGGATGAAAACCGCAATTCTGACCAAAATGCTATTCGCGGTCCCGGAAGGCTGTTTCTGATGAAAAAATCGAGGCCTCAGCCGGCGCAGGCAAAGACGGCAAGCGTCGCCGTCTCGGCGATCACCAGGGGTCCCCGCGGCGGCTGAAAGGCGCTGTGGCGATGGGTGTTTTCTGGCAGGATGACCAGCGCTGCAAAGCCATCCGGCACCACCACAGTCTCCACCGGCGCGCCATCGACGGTCAGGCGCAGCCGGGGCGCGTCGGTGTCGATGCGGATCTCCAGCCGCGTCTCTCCCGCCCCGCTGGCGCTGGCCGCAACGCTCAGCTTCAGCCGCTGCGCGGGGCCCGGCGCGGGCAGCGGCGGCAATTCCGGTATACGGGGCGCGAGGCCGGTCGGCGGCAAGAGCGGTTCCATCGCGCGCGCAAGCGCCAGCAGCGTGCTGTCCTCCCAGGCCCGCCCGGCAAGCGTCAGCCCGGCCGGCATCCCGGTATCCGCCATCACCCCCATCGAAAGCGTCACTGTAGGCACGCCCAGATGCCGGATCGCGAGATTGCCATTCGCGACCCAGGTTCCGTTGCGCCAGGCCAGATCCGCCGAGGCCGGGGTCACATCGGCATCCGCCGGCCCCACATCCGCCACCGCCGGAAAGATCACCGCATCATAGCCATGCCTGTCCATCCAGTCTTCCAGATCGCGCTTTCGGGTTTCCTCAAGCCCCCGAAACCCGTCTTCCAGATGCGGGATCCTGCGGAAATCCGCGACCGGATGCGCGCGCGCATGGGCAGGGTAATCGGCAATATCATCGCCAAAGCCGGTATAGCGGTCGGGCAGCGCGCCGTCGGGCTGCGGGAAAATCGCCGTGCCATCGACCTCCGCCAGCCGGCTGAGGCCCGGATCGCCATTGGCGGCCAGAAAATCATCCCAGGCCCAGACCGAGAGATCGACAATCTCGCGCCGCAGATATTCCGGCGACACCAGCCCCCGCGTCCCGATCTTCGGCGCGCCGGCCCGGTCGCCTTCATAATTCGAAACCAGCGGAAAATCCGAGATCTCCACCTCTGCCCCCGCCGCGCGCAGCGCTGCGACCACCCTGTCCATCAGCGCAATGACCGATGCGCGGGTCTCGACCCGCTGCCCGGTCGGCCCGCCGATCCCCGGGCTTTCCCCCGTCCCGGCCTCTGCGTCCAGGTTCACATACATCGCCGGCAGCGCAAAGCGCCTGCCCGTCAGCGCGGCGGTCAGCGCCGGATAGGAGTGCGGGCGGATCGCGGACGGGCGCGGCAGCGCAACCCAATCCTGCGACCGCCACAGATCGCCGCGCGTCTCGGGATCATCGGCCACGATCACGTCGAGCACTTCCAGCAGATCGGCCATGCTGCGGGTATGTGGCACCACTACATCCATGGTCGGCACCAGCGGCCAGTTGCCCCGGACCGAAATCAGCCCGCGCGATGGTGTCAGCGCGCAAAGCCCGTTATTCGCCGCCGGCGCGCGGCCCGAAGACCAGGTCTCCTCGCCCAGCCCGAAGGCCGCGAAAGAGGCCGCCGTCGCGCTGCCTGATCCATTTGACGAGCCGGAAGCGAAAGCCGCTGTCAGGTAAGCGGCATTCCAGGGCGATTCCGCCCGCCCGTAAACGCCGCGCTGCATGCCACCATTGGCCATTGGCGGCATATTGGTCAGCCCGATCAGCACCGCCCCCGCCGCTCTCAGCCGCCCGATCGCAAAAGCGTCGTCGCCCGCGACCAGATCCTGAAAGGCAGGCGAGCCTGCGGCAACCGTCAGGCCTTTGACCTTGTAACTGTCCTTGGCGGTATAGGGGATGCCATCGAGTGGCCCGAGCGCCGCGCCAGACGCGCGGCGCAGATCCGAGGCCCGGGCTTCCTCGAACATCGCCGGGTTCAGCACCGGCACGGCATTGAGCCTGATCCCCTGGTGGTCATAGGCGGCGATGCGGCGCAGATACCCTGCGACAAGTGCGACCGAGGTGGTTTCTCCCGCCTCCAGCGCCTGGCGGAGGTCTGCGATACTGGCGCCGTGGAGGTTCATGCCCGGGCCGTGGCCTGAAGCGGGGCGGGCTGATGCTGAGTGATGCAATGCACCCCGCCGCCGCGCGCAAAGATCTCGCGGGCATCGACGGTGACGACACGGCGCCCGGGATAGGCGGCGGCAAGGATCTCAGCCGCCTGCGCATCGGCGCGCGGCTCGCCAAAGCCACAGGCAATGACGGCCCCATTCAGCACCAGATGGTTGATATAGGACCAGTCGTTAAAGCCATGTGCATCCGTAATGGTCTCGGGCGCGGGCACATCAATGATTTCGAACCGGCGCCCCTTTGCGTCCGTCGCGCCCTCAAGGATCGCGCGGATATTGGCCATTACCTTGTGATCCGGGTGGCCCGGATTGCGCTGATCATGCAGCAGCACCTTGCCGGGGCCGGGGAAGGTCGCGACAATATCGACATGGCCATTGGTGCCAAATTCCCAGTAATCGCCCGTAAGGCCCTGTGGCAGCCAGATCACCTTTTCCGCGCCCAGCGTGCGCGCGAATTCCGCCTCGACCCGCGCGCGGTCGGCCAGAGGATTGCGGCGCGGGTCAAGCTGTACCGTCTCGGTCGCGAACATGGTGCCCTCGCCGTCGACATGGATGCCGCCGCCCTCATTGACCAGCAAGGAAGACACCACCGGCACC
This DNA window, taken from Rhodobacter sp. 24-YEA-8, encodes the following:
- a CDS encoding ABC transporter ATP-binding protein, with amino-acid sequence MTVEPLLSLSHLSRSFGAGQAVVDDLSLDLAAGEILALIGPSGCGKTTTLRMVAGFETPDRGQIRLAGRDVTGIAPEKRGIGMVFQDYALFPHMTVAQNVLFGAADRAPATAARYLEMVGLAGYGARFPDELSGGQQQRVALARSFAAAPAVILLDEPFSNLDAGLRARTRREIRALLKASGIGILFVTHDQEEALSFADRVAVMKDGRLLQYGPAAEVYDRPSDPFVAGFLGRTNLITGEARGESCDTVLGPIALERPASGPIGFSLRPERIAIREAGADEPARGRVTSVEFKGHDLTYWVDCNGTEIQVDQMGGPRLSEGAEVVLSVTGRVAAFG
- a CDS encoding agmatine/peptidylarginine deiminase — translated: MPVVPKNWFMPAETAPQDRIWMAFPRESATLGEGMVAREAGYRAWADVALAIAPFQPVTMIVDPTEMTRAKAMLGSAVELVERPIEHFWTRDSGPTFVQSADGSIAAVDWIYNAWGSDDPAEWENDRGLARFIAGLAGVPVVSSLLVNEGGGIHVDGEGTMFATETVQLDPRRNPLADRARVEAEFARTLGAEKVIWLPQGLTGDYWEFGTNGHVDIVATFPGPGKVLLHDQRNPGHPDHKVMANIRAILEGATDAKGRRFEIIDVPAPETITDAHGFNDWSYINHLVLNGAVIACGFGEPRADAQAAEILAAAYPGRRVVTVDAREIFARGGGVHCITQHQPAPLQATARA
- a CDS encoding iron ABC transporter substrate-binding protein, with product MTFAPGKFVAGIALSLGIGSMAAADTLTIYSGRGEALVAPLIAQFEAETGIRTDVRYGSTSEMAALLQEEGANSPADLFWAQDAGALGALAPVFAELAPAENEKVLEVFRDPSNKWVATSGRTRVLVYSTERVEPGALPAKITDLTDEKYKGRVAWAPTNGSFQAFVTAFRLTHGDEATRAWLEGMIANDAKVYKNNGTQIEAIAAGEVDYGLVNNYYLGRYTARDDAFPVDQAHFEAGDIGNLVLVAGAGIVEASANKENAQKFIDYLLSPAAQQFITLQGYEYPVVTGVIPHATLESLEAVQAISPKVDVNQIGDLEGTLALLREVGLL
- a CDS encoding iron ABC transporter permease, whose amino-acid sequence is MGVGTCLPAAYLVIRAFGAEPAQLAEIVFRSRNLMLLGNTLALVALVLGIGTLIAAPMAWLVTRSDLRARGLVTFLMALPLAVPGYVMAYALLGLSGYYGFAREWFGVSLPPLHGLLGAGLSLSLYTFPYMFLNLRAAFLGMDPGLEESAASLGRGRVEIMRHVVLPQLWPALVSAWLVVGLYVIGDFGAIALMRYEVFSYAIYTQYAGAFDRTYAAWLSLMLLGVAALALFAQARLTRSRRFARVGTGVQRRGRPVRLGGWAVLAWGWVILVSLAALGLPLAVLGHWMRRGIGEIDWGQLGQAALNSGLAAAVVAVLTVALALPVVLLTLRWPGWFASLTDRLAWMGYATPPLAFGLAMVFFTLALIPFAYQSHGVLIFAWVMTFLALALGPLRLALMQIGTRPEEAARALGAGPGRAFARVTLPRLKGPMVAAGLLVFIAVVKELPLNWMLAPTGWRSLSTTVFGRTVEGMMTEAAPFALAIILFSAFFVGLILKYEGAGRKELGRR
- a CDS encoding amidase, which codes for MNLHGASIADLRQALEAGETTSVALVAGYLRRIAAYDHQGIRLNAVPVLNPAMFEEARASDLRRASGAALGPLDGIPYTAKDSYKVKGLTVAAGSPAFQDLVAGDDAFAIGRLRAAGAVLIGLTNMPPMANGGMQRGVYGRAESPWNAAYLTAAFASGSSNGSGSATAASFAAFGLGEETWSSGRAPAANNGLCALTPSRGLISVRGNWPLVPTMDVVVPHTRSMADLLEVLDVIVADDPETRGDLWRSQDWVALPRPSAIRPHSYPALTAALTGRRFALPAMYVNLDAEAGTGESPGIGGPTGQRVETRASVIALMDRVVAALRAAGAEVEISDFPLVSNYEGDRAGAPKIGTRGLVSPEYLRREIVDLSVWAWDDFLAANGDPGLSRLAEVDGTAIFPQPDGALPDRYTGFGDDIADYPAHARAHPVADFRRIPHLEDGFRGLEETRKRDLEDWMDRHGYDAVIFPAVADVGPADADVTPASADLAWRNGTWVANGNLAIRHLGVPTVTLSMGVMADTGMPAGLTLAGRAWEDSTLLALARAMEPLLPPTGLAPRIPELPPLPAPGPAQRLKLSVAASASGAGETRLEIRIDTDAPRLRLTVDGAPVETVVVPDGFAALVILPENTHRHSAFQPPRGPLVIAETATLAVFACAG